A region from the Ammospiza nelsoni isolate bAmmNel1 chromosome 1, bAmmNel1.pri, whole genome shotgun sequence genome encodes:
- the PEX2 gene encoding peroxisome biogenesis factor 2, with protein sequence MASSLGNEKSVNPVLRISQLDALELNKALEQLVWSQFTSCFHGFKPGVLARFEPEVKAFLCLILWKFTICSKNATVGQAILNIQYKNNLSQSEKYQPLSKHQKLWYLVFTVGGRWLEERCYDLFSNRQQQSFCKIKSYIGFGSGLLKLCGLVNFLIFLRKGAFATLTERILGIRSVFCKPQNVRQIGFEYMNRELLWHGFAEFLIYLLPLINVQKLKLKISSWCLPIAGLSNSENSLAVHCRECSLCGEWPTMPHTIGCPHVFCYYCIKSNFLFDMYFTCPKCGLEVQSLQPLEYKIEMTELHG encoded by the coding sequence ATGGCCTCCAGCCTTGGAAATGAAAAGAGTGTGAATCCTGTGCTCAGAATAAGTCAGCTTGATGCTCTTGAACTAAACAAAGCCCTGGAACAACTAGTGTGGTCCCAGTTTACCAGCTGTTTTCATGGATTTAAACCTGGGGTGTTGGCTCGTTTTGAACCAGaagtaaaagcatttttatgtcTTATATTATGGAAATTCACTATCTGTTCCAAGAACGCCACTGTGGGACAGGCCATTCTCAATATTCAATACAAGAATAACTTATCTCAGTCAGAGAAATACCAACCTCTGAGCAAACACCAAAAGTTATGGTATCTTGTTTTCACTGTTGGTGGAAGATGGTTGGAAGAAAGATGTTATGATTTATTTAGCAATCGTCAACAGCAATCCTTCTGCAAAATTAAGAGCTATATAGGTTTTGGATCTGGACTTCTTAAGCTTTGTGGACTTgtaaattttctgatttttcttcgGAAAGGAGCATTCGCAACACTTACAGAACGCATTCTAGGAATTAGGTCAGTTTTTTGCAAGCCACAAAATGTTCGTCAGATAGGATTTGAATACATGAACAGGGAACTCTTATGGCATGGCTTTGCTGAGTTTTTGATATATCTGCTACCACTCATTAATGTACAGAAACTGAAACTTAAAATTTCCTCTTGGTGCTTGCCTATCGCAGGTCTTTCCAATAGTGAAAACTCATTAGCAGTTCACTGCAGGGAATGTTCACTTTGTGGGGAATGGCCTACCATGCCACATACCATAGGCTGTCCACATGTTTTCTGTTACTACTGTATTAAAAGCAACTTTTTATTTGATATGTATTTTACATGTCCTAAATGTGGCTTAGAGGTACAAAGTCTTCAGCCATTGGAGTATAAAATTGAAATGACAGAATTGCATGGCTGA